The following is a genomic window from Adhaeribacter radiodurans.
GTATTTATCGGCAAAAGCGTAATTAGCTTTAGCAAACTCCGAAGCTAAGGCCCAGTTATAACCACCGCCATTATTGGTTTGTACCCCGGTACCGCCGCTTAAATACCGGTTATCTAAATCATCGGAGGCAAAGTTGGTGCGCGAAGCATCAAAAAATTCATAATAATCTTTAATGGCTTCGGTACCAATTAAAAAGTTTAGCCGATGGTTTTCGCCAAGAGTAGCGTTATAGGCCAAAGTATTAAACCAGGTCCAGGTCCATTCGTAGTTATTAGTGGTTTGTAAGTTATTGGAGCCCCGGGCTTCCGCCGATTCGTAATCCCGGAAAGTATAATTCCGGTAATTGTACAAGTTGTAATCTACCCCAAAGCTGGTTTTAGCCGTTAAATTTTTCAGAATGTCTATTTCAGCGTAAGCATTCCCGAATAAACGGATTTCTTTTTGGTGATTGTCTTTATTGCGGTATAGCATACTTACCGGGTTGTTGGAGTTGTCCAGGTCAGTACCACGGGTTCCGGCAAAGTTGCCCGCTACGTCGTAAACGGGTATTAGTGGTTGAATACGGTAAGCAAAAGATGTAGGGTTATTTTCGAAACCGTTAGAACCCGGTTGTACGATGCGGTCGCCGACAGCAACCTGAAAATTCTCGCCTACCCGGATGCGTTTGTTTACGTTAAATTCGGTATTGGCCCGCAGCGAATAACGTTTAAAGCCGGTATGAATCATAATCCCTTCCTGATTAAAATAATTTACTGACATGGCATACCGCCCGCTTTCATTTCCGCCGGAAACCCCTAACTGGTGATTTTGGATGGGAGCTGGATCAAAAATTTCGTCCATCCAATTAGTACCGGCTTTGTTGGCTTTCGTAATCAGCCATTTGGTTTTATTGAAATTAGGATCGTCGATGTTATTGCTGTAGTTTACGTATTTGCCGCTGGCATCCTGGGCAACCCGCGGATCGCCTTCCGTGGCGCCGGCCGGAAATATATAATCCGGGATAACCGGAGTGGCCCCATTACCAAACTGCGCGTGCACCGGATTACCATTGGCGCCCACGGCTCCCGCATTTCTTCGCGATTCCCAAATTAACTGCGCATATTCCTGGGTATTTAGTAAATCCAGGAACTTGCCGGGGCGTTGGGTACCCACATAGGTATCATAAGTAAATACCGGTTTGCCCGCCTTGCCTTTTTTGGTAGTTACAATTACTACCCCATTACCTGCCCGGGAGCCATAGATGGAAGCTGCCGAAGCATCTTTCAAAATCTGCATAGATTCTATGTCGTTCAGATTAAGCGTGTTTAGGTTACCTTTGGTAGGCACGCCATCAATTACATAGAGCGGCGAGTTATCGTTAATAGTACCAAAACCGCGAATACGCACCATTACGCCCCCACCTGGGCTGTTTTCGTTACCAACCGTTACACCCGCTACTTTGCCTTGCATAGCTTGCCCTAAATTAGTAGAAGGAGTAGCTAATAATTGTTTGGCATCGATGGTGGCTACCGCGCCGGTAATATCTTTTTTAGATTGGGCAGTGTAACCGGTTACTACTACCTCCTGCAAAGCTTTAGTATCTTCGAGTAGGGTAATATTAATGGAGCCTGGGCCGGTAAAGGCTTTTTCCTGGGTAGCAAAGCCAATAAAAGAAAACACTAAAGTGCCAGCCGATTCCGGAACAGTTAAGGTATAAGC
Proteins encoded in this region:
- a CDS encoding SusC/RagA family TonB-linked outer membrane protein, whose product is MKKPFTPDWQLQICSLILVCTLSGSVGNSAKAAATFSPTPGLAAPKSNSITKVVTWTISGRVSSGTGDPLPGVTVLLKGTSTGATTAPDGAYTLTVPESAGTLVFSFIGFATQEKAFTGPGSINITLLEDTKALQEVVVTGYTAQSKKDITGAVATIDAKQLLATPSTNLGQAMQGKVAGVTVGNENSPGGGVMVRIRGFGTINDNSPLYVIDGVPTKGNLNTLNLNDIESMQILKDASAASIYGSRAGNGVVIVTTKKGKAGKPVFTYDTYVGTQRPGKFLDLLNTQEYAQLIWESRRNAGAVGANGNPVHAQFGNGATPVIPDYIFPAGATEGDPRVAQDASGKYVNYSNNIDDPNFNKTKWLITKANKAGTNWMDEIFDPAPIQNHQLGVSGGNESGRYAMSVNYFNQEGIMIHTGFKRYSLRANTEFNVNKRIRVGENFQVAVGDRIVQPGSNGFENNPTSFAYRIQPLIPVYDVAGNFAGTRGTDLDNSNNPVSMLYRNKDNHQKEIRLFGNAYAEIDILKNLTAKTSFGVDYNLYNYRNYTFRDYESAEARGSNNLQTTNNYEWTWTWFNTLAYNATLGENHRLNFLIGTEAIKDYYEFFDASRTNFASDDLDNRYLSGGTGVQTNNGGGYNWALASEFAKANYAFADKYLLEATIRRDRSSRFAPQFRTAYFPAVSGGWVFSEESFAESWGSWLSRAKLRVGWGQTGNQEIGNYNSITQYSTNPITSFYDLNGTRTSAIPGYELTQFGNANAKWETTTATNVGVDLTLLNDKIDASFDWYTRTTSDMLFPVQAPLTSGVAVTPFQNIGSMRNRGVDAALTYNGQAADGKLTYSIGGNLSTYRNEVIKTTGDPNTQYFGINDERIQNFVVTQQGHPISSFFGYTIDGIFQSDDEAAAAPKNNLGVNQNKAGRFHYRDVNGDGIIDSKDLSIIGSPHPDFTYGINLNVNYKNFGLSVFGQGVQGNQIFNMVKYFTDFPTFGGNRSKRMLYDSWRPGKTDAVLPQLTSSDQVSILPSSYYLENGSYFRMKNIQLTYTLPTTLVSRIGLGSVRVYVQGQNVFTFTKYSGMDPEVNLRGYSSGNDRQIGVDGGNYPIAKQYLVGLNVSF